GGCAAAGCCGGCTTGTTTGGCGGCGCCGGGGTGGGGAAAACCGTCTTGCTGACGGAAATGATCCGCAACATGCGTGGCAAGCATCAAGGGGTCAGCATTTTTTGCGGTATTGGCGAGCGCTGCCGCGAAGGGGAAGAATTGTATCGGGATATGGAGCAGGCAGGAGTGCTGCCCAGCACAGTGATGGTTTTTGGGCAGATGAATGAGCCGCCGGGCTGTCGCTTTCGGGTAGGCAATGTAGCCGTGACGATGGCGGAATACTTCAGGGATCAGGAACGGCGGGACGTATTGCTTTTGATTGACAATATTTTTCGTTTTATTCAGGCGGGCGCGGAGATATCGGCTCTGATGGGGCAAATGCCATCTCGTTTGGGATATCAGCCGACGATGAGTACGGAGCTGTATCAGTTTGAAGAGCGGATTTCCAGCACGGCTGCCGGCGCTATTACTTCACTGCAGGCCGTATATGTGCCGGCGGACGACTTTACCGATCCGGCGGTGGTTAGCACCTTTTCCCATTTGTCCGCATCCATTGTGTTGTCAAGGAAGAAAGCCAGCGAGGGCCTGTATCCGGCTATTGATCCTTTGCAATCGTCTTCCCAAATGCTTGCGGCGGACATTGTGGGACGGCGGCATTACCTTTTGGCTCAAGAGGTGCGGAGAATTCTTGCGGAGTATGAGGAACTGAAAGACATCATTGCCATGTTGGGACTGGAAGAAATCTCGCGCGAAAACCAGCGCGTGGTCCGGCTGGCGCGCCGTCTGGAACGATTTTTGACGCAGCCTTTTGTTTCTACCGAGCATTTTTCCGGGATGCCAGGCAAAGTGGTGGGCTTGGAAGCGGCGCTGGCTGGCTGCGAATGGATTTTAGCCAATGATGCTACGGAGCTGCCGGAAAGTGCGTTTTATATGCTTGGCTCTCTCGACGAACTCCGGGAGGCGGCTCCCGCCAAAACGAAAGCAGGTGAAGTTTATGCTTCTTAAGGTGATT
This genomic window from uncultured Anaeromusa sp. contains:
- the atpD gene encoding F0F1 ATP synthase subunit beta, coding for MEEGKREKSRNTGFIKAIQGTVVDVEFLGALPPVHSLLQTGNSGKVFVEVLAHMEEGKVRGIALTPVGGLSRGMAVFDLGKPLQAPVGPGILSRMVNVFGQNIDGKGSLQELGWRSIHQLPPQLQKQSTRTEIFETGIKAIDVLIPLERGGKAGLFGGAGVGKTVLLTEMIRNMRGKHQGVSIFCGIGERCREGEELYRDMEQAGVLPSTVMVFGQMNEPPGCRFRVGNVAVTMAEYFRDQERRDVLLLIDNIFRFIQAGAEISALMGQMPSRLGYQPTMSTELYQFEERISSTAAGAITSLQAVYVPADDFTDPAVVSTFSHLSASIVLSRKKASEGLYPAIDPLQSSSQMLAADIVGRRHYLLAQEVRRILAEYEELKDIIAMLGLEEISRENQRVVRLARRLERFLTQPFVSTEHFSGMPGKVVGLEAALAGCEWILANDATELPESAFYMLGSLDELREAAPAKTKAGEVYAS